One genomic window of Nakamurella panacisegetis includes the following:
- the proB gene encoding glutamate 5-kinase translates to MTYPAVPVAGATGSDPAAASPPAARAAIGAARTIVVKVGSSSLTTSAGGLDPQRLDALVDSLAARAGAGSSVVLVSSGAIAAGLAPLGLKRRPRDLATQQAAASVGQQLLAQVYAGSFARHGLRVGQVLLTTDDVVRRAHYRNAQRTFGKLLSFGVVPVVNENDTVATAEIRFGDNDRLAALVAHLVGAEALVLLSDIDSLYTGDPRDPSSVRIPDVGGPADLSGIEIAAPSSDVSTGGMASKLSAALMATGAGIPVLLASATDAGAALAGGPSSHEIPSVGTSFAPAGRRTSARLFWLRHAATSSGSLVLDAGAVAAVVGRRKSLLPAGILGASGEFESGDVVDLLGPDGIAVARGFVGHDAADLPGIIGRSLSDLPEELRHEVVHADDLIAVGGTRAAGAAENVTTVVGGPR, encoded by the coding sequence ATGACGTATCCGGCTGTGCCCGTCGCCGGCGCGACGGGATCGGACCCCGCAGCGGCGTCGCCCCCGGCCGCCCGGGCGGCCATCGGTGCGGCCCGGACGATCGTCGTGAAGGTCGGGTCGTCGTCGTTGACGACCTCGGCCGGCGGCCTGGATCCGCAGCGGCTGGACGCGCTGGTCGACTCGTTGGCCGCTCGCGCCGGGGCCGGTTCATCGGTCGTCCTGGTGTCCTCCGGTGCCATCGCGGCCGGGCTGGCCCCGCTCGGACTCAAGCGCCGCCCGCGGGATCTGGCCACCCAGCAGGCGGCGGCGTCCGTCGGTCAGCAACTGCTGGCCCAGGTGTACGCCGGATCCTTTGCCCGCCATGGCCTCCGGGTCGGCCAGGTGCTGCTGACGACCGATGACGTCGTGCGTCGCGCGCACTATCGCAACGCCCAGCGGACCTTCGGCAAACTGCTGTCCTTCGGAGTGGTGCCGGTGGTGAACGAGAACGACACCGTGGCCACGGCCGAGATCCGGTTCGGTGACAACGACCGGTTGGCCGCGCTGGTGGCCCACCTGGTCGGAGCCGAGGCGCTGGTGTTGCTGTCCGACATCGATTCGCTGTACACCGGTGATCCGCGCGACCCTTCGTCGGTCCGCATCCCGGACGTCGGCGGTCCGGCCGACCTGTCCGGTATCGAGATCGCGGCCCCGTCCAGCGACGTCAGCACCGGAGGGATGGCCTCCAAGCTGTCCGCCGCTTTGATGGCCACCGGCGCCGGGATCCCGGTGCTGCTGGCCAGTGCCACCGATGCCGGCGCGGCACTGGCCGGCGGTCCTTCCTCGCACGAAATCCCTTCGGTGGGAACCTCTTTCGCGCCCGCCGGTCGCCGCACGAGTGCGCGGCTGTTCTGGTTGCGACACGCGGCGACCAGTTCCGGATCGCTGGTTCTGGACGCCGGAGCGGTGGCCGCGGTGGTGGGCCGCCGGAAGTCGTTGTTGCCGGCCGGGATCCTCGGTGCGTCCGGCGAGTTCGAGTCCGGCGATGTCGTCGACCTCCTCGGCCCGGACGGGATTGCCGTGGCCCGGGGCTTCGTCGGCCACGACGCGGCCGACCTGCCCGGGATCATCGGCCGTTCGCTGTCCGACCTGCCCGAAGAGCTACGCCACGAAGTGGTGCACGCCGACGACCTGATCGCCGTTGGTGGCACCAGGGCGGCCGGAGCCGCGGAGAATGTGACGACTGTCGTTGGAGGCCCGAGATGA
- the obgE gene encoding GTPase ObgE, whose amino-acid sequence MARFVDRAVLHLQAGDGGHGCSSVHREKFRPLGGPDGGNGGNGGDVTLVVDANVHTLLDFHFHPHAKAGNGKGGSGDNREGANGAGLELLVPEGTVVLDQHGNMLADLVGVGTRFIAAKGGRGGLGNAALASRARKAPGFALLGEPGDVADITLELKSMADVGLVGFPSAGKSSLVSVLSAARPKIADYPFTTLEPNLGVVTAGAEIFTIADVPGLIPGASQGKGLGLEFLRHIERCSVLVHVVDCATFESGRDPVSDIEALEAELAQYTPSLSDDLAERPRLVVLNKIDVPDARELAEFVQADLEAAGYRVFPISTATHEGLNALKYAMAEVVATDRSSRPAKVAQRIIVRPSAFDEEQFRVVEDPDVDGGFIVSGVRPERWILQTDFNNDEAVGYLADRLARLGVEDKLSKLGAQPGAPVQIGNISFDWEPTTLAGVNLEPIERGSDRRLDQPERVGAADRKALHRLRRGLEVENPELVDTDIEVLRARLAPRDGGQAAWDDEGWSDTKWDALDERDADEVREQEQPR is encoded by the coding sequence ATGGCTCGATTTGTCGACCGGGCCGTCCTGCACTTGCAGGCCGGTGATGGCGGTCACGGATGTTCCTCGGTTCATCGGGAGAAGTTCAGGCCGCTCGGCGGTCCCGACGGTGGCAACGGTGGCAACGGCGGTGACGTCACCCTCGTGGTGGACGCGAACGTCCACACCCTGCTCGATTTCCACTTCCACCCGCACGCCAAAGCCGGCAACGGCAAGGGCGGTTCGGGTGACAACCGAGAAGGGGCCAACGGCGCCGGCCTGGAACTTCTGGTCCCCGAAGGCACGGTCGTCCTCGACCAGCACGGCAACATGCTGGCCGACCTCGTCGGTGTCGGCACCCGGTTCATCGCCGCCAAGGGCGGCCGCGGTGGTCTGGGCAACGCGGCGCTGGCCTCCCGGGCCCGCAAGGCGCCGGGTTTCGCCCTCCTCGGGGAACCGGGTGACGTCGCCGACATCACCCTGGAACTCAAGTCGATGGCCGATGTCGGGCTGGTCGGCTTCCCGTCGGCCGGCAAGTCCTCGCTCGTGTCGGTGCTCTCCGCGGCCCGCCCGAAGATCGCCGACTACCCGTTCACCACGCTGGAGCCGAACCTCGGCGTGGTGACCGCCGGTGCCGAGATCTTCACCATCGCCGATGTCCCTGGCCTGATCCCGGGGGCGAGCCAGGGCAAGGGCCTCGGCCTGGAGTTCCTCCGGCACATCGAGCGTTGCTCCGTGCTGGTGCACGTCGTCGACTGCGCCACCTTCGAGTCCGGCCGCGACCCGGTCTCCGACATCGAGGCCCTCGAGGCCGAGCTGGCCCAGTACACCCCGTCGCTGTCCGACGATCTGGCCGAACGGCCCCGCCTCGTGGTGCTGAACAAGATTGACGTGCCCGACGCCCGTGAGTTGGCCGAGTTCGTCCAGGCGGATCTCGAGGCGGCCGGCTACCGCGTCTTCCCGATCTCTACGGCCACCCACGAAGGCCTGAACGCCTTGAAGTACGCGATGGCCGAAGTCGTGGCGACCGACCGGTCGTCCCGGCCGGCCAAGGTGGCGCAGCGCATCATCGTGCGGCCGTCGGCATTCGACGAGGAGCAGTTCCGCGTCGTCGAGGATCCCGACGTCGACGGTGGGTTCATCGTCAGCGGCGTCCGCCCCGAGCGCTGGATCCTGCAGACCGACTTCAACAACGACGAAGCCGTCGGATATCTCGCCGACCGGTTGGCCCGTCTGGGTGTCGAGGACAAGCTGTCGAAGCTGGGCGCCCAGCCCGGCGCGCCCGTGCAGATCGGCAACATCAGCTTCGACTGGGAACCGACCACACTGGCCGGGGTCAACCTGGAGCCGATCGAACGCGGCTCGGACCGTCGACTGGACCAGCCCGAGCGCGTCGGTGCGGCCGACCGCAAGGCGCTGCACCGCCTGCGTCGTGGCCTGGAGGTGGAGAACCCGGAGCTGGTCGACACCGACATCGAGGTGCTCCGCGCCCGGCTGGCCCCGCGCGACGGCGGCCAGGCGGCGTGGGACGACGAAGGCTGGTCGGACACCAAGTGGGACGCGCTGGACGAGCGGGACGCCGACGAAGTCCGGGAGCAAGAGCAGCCGCGATGA